The following proteins are co-located in the Aggregatibacter aphrophilus ATCC 33389 genome:
- a CDS encoding DoxX family protein, producing the protein MTILIKFNQVVDMPELAKFILRVGFAVLFLLHGLHKMQTGVDFVGSKFVEFGLSASFAYLAYIAEVVAPILMILGIFTRLAAFFAASGAVVIMILMHSNDFFSLTNVGAWSVESIATFFFGFVVVMLLGSGKYALKAD; encoded by the coding sequence ATGACAATTTTAATAAAATTCAATCAAGTCGTAGATATGCCGGAGCTTGCAAAATTTATCCTGCGAGTAGGGTTTGCCGTTTTGTTTTTATTACATGGCTTACATAAAATGCAAACTGGAGTTGATTTTGTCGGTAGTAAATTTGTTGAATTCGGCTTATCTGCATCATTTGCTTATTTAGCTTATATTGCAGAAGTAGTCGCCCCAATTTTGATGATTTTAGGTATTTTTACCCGTTTGGCAGCTTTTTTTGCCGCAAGTGGTGCAGTGGTAATCATGATTTTAATGCATTCTAATGATTTTTTTAGTTTAACTAATGTTGGTGCTTGGTCTGTAGAAAGTATTGCAACGTTTTTCTTTGGTTTTGTTGTCGTGATGTTATTAGGCTCTGGAAAATATGCTTTAAAAGCAGATTAA
- a CDS encoding ABC transporter permease, with translation MFRWIKNVIYLSGKELRSLFSDPVLVVLIIYMFTIAIYTVANSITLEVKNASAAIVDNDHSTLSYRLQQSLIAPNFRKVHTINANQADRLMDTGEYTFILDIPPNYERDVLAGNNPSIQLLSDATAMTQAAIGAYYISQIFRGEMNDFLHMSDNNDILIKPTINVLYNPNFSSSWFMGGMNIVGYLNLLTVLLVGAAVIRERERGTLEHILVMPVRSSEIAIAKILANELVLLTVVAFSLYFVVHKIIGTPLSQKAFSLYLLGAAVFIFAIASLGIMLAIFAPTMPQFGLLVLPVYIVMYMLSGTMSPVDNMPEIVQKITQLSPTTIFGAYAQDVLFRGVSIDLVWDKLVKIAALGALFLGVALAQFKSMLSRQG, from the coding sequence ATGTTCAGATGGATAAAAAATGTGATTTATTTATCGGGCAAAGAGTTGCGTAGCTTATTCTCCGATCCTGTGTTGGTCGTGTTAATCATTTATATGTTTACTATTGCGATTTACACTGTCGCTAATTCCATTACATTAGAAGTAAAAAATGCCTCTGCAGCTATCGTCGATAATGATCATTCCACACTGTCTTATCGATTGCAACAAAGCCTCATTGCGCCGAATTTTCGTAAAGTACATACGATTAACGCTAATCAGGCGGATCGCTTAATGGATACGGGCGAATATACGTTCATTCTAGATATTCCGCCCAATTACGAACGAGATGTTTTGGCAGGGAATAATCCGTCAATTCAATTATTATCCGATGCCACGGCAATGACCCAAGCGGCCATTGGTGCTTATTATATTTCACAAATTTTTCGCGGTGAAATGAACGACTTTCTGCACATGAGTGACAATAACGACATTCTTATTAAGCCTACTATTAATGTACTTTATAATCCCAATTTTTCGAGTAGTTGGTTTATGGGCGGCATGAATATTGTCGGTTATTTGAACTTGCTGACTGTGTTACTGGTTGGCGCGGCGGTGATTCGTGAACGGGAACGCGGCACATTGGAACATATTTTAGTGATGCCCGTGCGATCTAGCGAAATTGCCATCGCCAAAATTCTGGCAAATGAATTGGTATTACTGACTGTGGTGGCATTTTCACTCTATTTTGTGGTACATAAAATTATCGGTACTCCACTGTCTCAAAAGGCATTTTCTTTGTATTTATTGGGGGCTGCCGTATTTATTTTTGCCATCGCTTCACTTGGCATTATGTTGGCAATTTTTGCGCCAACTATGCCGCAATTCGGTTTATTGGTTCTGCCCGTTTATATCGTGATGTACATGCTTTCCGGTACCATGTCACCAGTAGATAATATGCCGGAGATCGTACAAAAAATTACTCAGCTTTCACCCACTACTATTTTCGGGGCTTACGCACAAGATGTGTTATTTCGTGGTGTCAGCATCGACTTGGTGTGGGATAAATTAGTCAAAATTGCAGCATTAGGTGCATTATTTTTAGGTGTGGCATTAGCACAGTTCAAATCCATGTTGTCACGCCAAGGTTAA
- a CDS encoding efflux transporter outer membrane subunit, with amino-acid sequence MKDITPKLTLIAMFIALTGCTTNVDLSSKVEVPVQFEQTQNAATSKNTMEISRWWQNWHDPQLTQLIEQGLKNNLDIEIAKARLLEAQAMGQYTQADLGPKVGAQGTAGLMHTHVENPLTHRSYDREGNIQLAGISASWELDFFGKKRSDRDAAQAAALGVQQQVYATQMLVTGQIAESYANIAALRQQKDLLKQQEKHLLQLKRYVQGRFGAGQVNSNNVLQIESQISAVQAQLATFDAQISGNERAIAVLIGKPPQGFHITKSAVDFLGVLPSAPQGVLPGDILERRPDLRAYKAQVQAHAAKLASAKADLYPHFDIQFLGQMGRIDINTDIPDLKSWANLLNVNINIPIFTNGRIQANIDAADVRLKAALLQYDKTLLQALADVDNSYQAQAALNRQTHLLQTAYHQVQKQAGNAEKLFQYGEKTLDNALTARLTALDYQNRLVQSRLAGAKNLINLYKALGGGWQE; translated from the coding sequence ATGAAAGATATTACTCCGAAGCTTACTCTGATAGCGATGTTTATTGCATTAACAGGTTGTACGACAAACGTTGATTTATCGTCAAAGGTAGAGGTTCCCGTCCAATTTGAACAAACTCAAAATGCAGCAACCTCCAAAAATACCATGGAAATTTCCCGTTGGTGGCAAAATTGGCATGATCCACAACTGACTCAACTCATCGAACAGGGATTAAAAAATAACCTTGATATTGAAATCGCGAAAGCCCGTTTATTAGAAGCTCAAGCAATGGGTCAATATACGCAAGCCGATCTCGGCCCGAAAGTAGGAGCGCAAGGAACAGCGGGTCTCATGCACACTCATGTGGAAAATCCCCTAACTCACCGTTCTTATGATCGGGAAGGTAATATCCAATTAGCAGGAATATCTGCAAGTTGGGAATTGGATTTTTTCGGTAAAAAACGTAGCGACCGTGATGCTGCGCAAGCTGCAGCACTGGGTGTTCAACAGCAGGTTTATGCCACCCAAATGTTGGTTACCGGACAAATTGCCGAAAGCTACGCTAATATTGCCGCACTTCGTCAGCAAAAAGATTTATTAAAACAACAGGAAAAACACTTACTTCAGTTAAAACGTTATGTCCAAGGGCGTTTTGGTGCCGGACAAGTTAATTCTAATAATGTGCTGCAAATAGAAAGTCAAATTAGTGCAGTACAAGCGCAGTTGGCGACATTCGATGCACAAATCTCCGGAAATGAACGAGCTATTGCTGTGCTAATCGGTAAACCACCGCAAGGCTTCCATATCACTAAAAGTGCGGTCGATTTTCTCGGTGTTTTACCGTCAGCTCCACAGGGTGTGTTACCCGGTGATATATTAGAACGTCGCCCTGATTTACGTGCTTATAAAGCACAAGTGCAAGCCCATGCTGCCAAACTAGCCTCAGCTAAGGCCGATCTTTATCCACACTTTGATATTCAATTTTTAGGTCAAATGGGGCGCATTGATATCAATACGGATATTCCCGATTTAAAGAGTTGGGCGAATTTATTGAATGTAAATATTAACATTCCGATTTTTACTAACGGACGTATTCAAGCCAATATTGATGCCGCTGATGTCCGCTTAAAAGCAGCACTTTTGCAATATGATAAAACCTTATTGCAAGCTCTTGCTGATGTGGATAACAGTTATCAGGCACAAGCTGCATTGAATCGTCAAACTCACCTACTACAAACCGCTTATCATCAAGTACAAAAACAAGCAGGTAATGCAGAGAAATTATTTCAATATGGTGAAAAAACCTTAGATAATGCCTTAACTGCTCGATTAACTGCATTGGATTATCAAAATCGGTTGGTGCAAAGCCGTTTAGCGGGAGCAAAAAATTTAATCAATCTATATAAAGCATTAGGCGGTGGTTGGCAGGAGTAG
- the ompA gene encoding porin OmpA codes for MKKTTIALAVAGLVVAVATVAQAAPQANTFYAGAKAGWASVRHGLNQYQYRDESDGAVIGKAKINSEAYGVFGGYQITDNFAVEAGYEFFGRGKVKEFAGGEKRITAHGSSLSLKASYPALDNLDLYARAGAALIRVDYKDTTESKTYKFHDLKVSPVFAGGLEYAILPELALRLEYQWVARVGNFGKAERKRSNAYYGPNNYNESDVRYSPDIGSVSLGLSYRFGQGAAPVVAPEVATKVFTLKSDVTFAFNKANLRPNAQATLDGIYSEIAKVNKPNVAVSGYTDRIGSDAYNQKLSQKRAETVANYLVSKGVAQDTISATGYGKANPVTGNQCDAVKGRKALIACLADDRRVEIAVNGNQ; via the coding sequence ATGAAAAAAACTACGATCGCATTAGCTGTTGCCGGTTTAGTTGTTGCTGTGGCTACTGTGGCGCAAGCCGCACCGCAAGCAAATACTTTTTATGCCGGCGCAAAAGCAGGTTGGGCTTCCGTTCGTCACGGTTTGAATCAATATCAATATAGAGATGAAAGCGATGGCGCTGTAATTGGTAAAGCCAAAATTAACTCGGAGGCGTATGGTGTTTTTGGTGGTTATCAAATTACCGATAATTTTGCCGTTGAAGCAGGTTATGAATTTTTTGGTCGCGGAAAAGTAAAAGAATTTGCCGGCGGTGAAAAAAGAATTACAGCTCACGGTTCTAGTTTATCTCTTAAAGCAAGTTATCCGGCATTAGATAATTTAGATCTTTATGCGCGCGCTGGGGCTGCTTTAATTCGTGTTGACTATAAAGATACCACCGAAAGCAAAACATATAAGTTTCATGATTTAAAAGTTTCTCCAGTATTTGCCGGAGGTCTTGAATATGCTATTTTGCCTGAATTAGCATTACGCCTTGAATATCAATGGGTGGCTCGTGTAGGTAATTTTGGTAAAGCAGAAAGAAAGAGATCAAATGCATATTATGGCCCAAATAACTATAACGAATCTGATGTACGTTATTCTCCAGACATTGGCTCTGTAAGTTTAGGTTTATCTTACCGTTTCGGGCAAGGGGCGGCGCCTGTTGTTGCACCTGAAGTAGCAACAAAAGTGTTTACACTAAAATCTGATGTAACATTTGCATTCAATAAAGCAAATTTAAGACCAAATGCACAAGCGACCTTAGATGGTATTTACAGTGAAATCGCAAAAGTAAACAAGCCTAATGTGGCCGTATCCGGTTACACAGACCGCATCGGTTCTGACGCTTACAATCAAAAATTATCTCAAAAACGTGCTGAAACCGTAGCTAACTACCTTGTATCTAAAGGTGTTGCACAAGACACAATTTCTGCTACAGGTTATGGTAAAGCAAATCCGGTTACCGGCAATCAATGTGATGCAGTTAAAGGTCGTAAAGCCCTTATTGCTTGCTTAGCCGATGACCGTCGTGTAGAAATTGCAGTAAATGGCAATCAATAA
- the ttcA gene encoding tRNA 2-thiocytidine(32) synthetase TtcA, with the protein MNGFLPLNNIDVVNTVMQTEKKQTYNLNKLQKRLRRNVGNAIADFNMIEDGDKVMVCLSGGKDSYTLLDILLNLQQNAPIKFDIVAVNLDQKQPGFPEHVLPNYLQSISVDYKIIEENTYGIVKEKIPEGKTTCSLCSRLRRGILYRTATELGVTKIALGHHRDDMLATLFLNMFYGGKLKSMPPKLISDDGKQIVIRPLAYCKEKDIEKYAVAKAFPIIPCNLCGSQPNLQRQVVKEMLNTWDRQYPGRLETMFSAMQNITLSHLCDPKLFDFKGIKHGQLIEGVEGDTAFDEEKITPMQFDDEDQADFSGQEMITFKEVN; encoded by the coding sequence ATGAATGGTTTTCTACCCCTTAACAATATTGATGTGGTGAACACTGTTATGCAAACCGAGAAAAAACAAACTTACAATCTTAATAAATTACAAAAACGCCTACGTCGTAATGTGGGCAACGCCATTGCCGATTTCAACATGATTGAAGACGGAGACAAAGTGATGGTGTGCCTTTCCGGTGGCAAAGACAGTTATACTTTGTTAGATATTTTGCTGAACTTGCAACAAAATGCACCGATCAAGTTTGATATTGTGGCAGTGAATCTAGACCAAAAACAACCTGGCTTTCCGGAACATGTTCTACCCAATTACTTACAAAGTATCAGTGTGGATTACAAAATTATAGAAGAAAATACCTATGGCATTGTGAAAGAGAAAATTCCTGAAGGCAAAACCACCTGCTCACTCTGCTCCCGCTTACGCCGTGGTATTTTATATCGCACCGCAACAGAATTAGGCGTGACTAAAATCGCTTTGGGGCATCATCGTGACGATATGTTAGCTACCCTTTTCTTGAACATGTTCTATGGTGGAAAGTTAAAATCCATGCCCCCGAAATTGATTTCTGATGATGGCAAACAAATCGTTATTCGCCCGTTGGCTTACTGCAAAGAAAAAGATATTGAAAAATATGCTGTGGCCAAAGCTTTCCCGATTATCCCTTGCAATCTGTGTGGTTCTCAACCCAATTTACAACGTCAAGTTGTCAAAGAGATGTTAAATACTTGGGATCGCCAATACCCAGGCCGTTTGGAAACCATGTTTAGCGCAATGCAAAATATTACCCTTTCTCATTTATGTGACCCAAAACTCTTCGATTTTAAAGGTATAAAACACGGGCAGTTAATCGAAGGTGTAGAAGGCGACACTGCGTTTGATGAAGAAAAAATCACACCTATGCAGTTTGATGATGAAGATCAGGCGGATTTTAGTGGGCAAGAAATGATTACGTTTAAAGAAGTGAACTAA